Proteins from one Ramlibacter sp. PS4R-6 genomic window:
- a CDS encoding Bug family tripartite tricarboxylate transporter substrate binding protein, whose product MKRRQLIQAAAGAIALPQLAFAQGYPSKPIRYIVPVAAGGGSDMIARVVTERWGQALGQTFVVDNVSGGGGVVACQTTARAPADGYTLMQAYVATHGTTPATRKVTYDAVRDFTPVGMIGATPNVLVVNANVPAKTVAEFVDYVKKNPGKVSYGSAGQGSLTHLTMELFKQAAGVFMLHIPYRGIAPSLTDAIGGQTQAVFPGLAAALPHLRSGRLRALAVTGKQRSPQVKDVPTMEELGFKDFDAMQWYGCAGPAGMPADVVKRLNDALVSVLKAPDLAEKLSGEAVDPWPMTPTQFGDYMKADIARWTTLARARKIQLDE is encoded by the coding sequence ATGAAACGCCGGCAACTCATCCAGGCGGCCGCGGGCGCCATCGCGTTGCCGCAGCTCGCCTTCGCGCAGGGTTATCCCAGCAAGCCGATCCGCTACATCGTCCCGGTCGCGGCCGGCGGTGGCAGCGACATGATCGCGCGCGTGGTCACCGAGCGCTGGGGCCAGGCCCTGGGCCAGACCTTCGTCGTCGACAACGTGAGCGGCGGCGGCGGCGTGGTCGCGTGCCAGACCACCGCGCGCGCGCCGGCGGACGGCTACACGCTGATGCAGGCCTACGTCGCCACGCACGGAACGACGCCCGCGACGCGCAAGGTCACGTACGACGCCGTCCGGGACTTCACGCCCGTCGGCATGATCGGCGCGACGCCCAACGTGCTGGTCGTCAACGCCAACGTACCGGCGAAAACCGTCGCGGAGTTCGTCGACTACGTGAAGAAGAACCCCGGCAAGGTGAGCTACGGCTCCGCGGGCCAGGGCTCGCTCACGCACCTGACGATGGAGCTGTTCAAGCAGGCCGCCGGGGTGTTCATGCTGCACATCCCATACCGCGGCATCGCTCCTTCGCTGACCGATGCGATCGGCGGGCAGACGCAGGCCGTCTTCCCGGGCCTGGCCGCGGCGCTGCCGCACCTGCGCTCCGGGCGACTGCGCGCGCTGGCCGTCACGGGCAAGCAGCGCAGCCCGCAGGTCAAGGACGTGCCGACGATGGAAGAACTGGGCTTCAAGGACTTCGACGCCATGCAGTGGTACGGCTGCGCCGGGCCGGCGGGCATGCCGGCCGACGTGGTCAAGCGCCTGAACGACGCACTGGTGTCGGTGCTGAAGGCGCCCGACCTGGCCGAGAAGCTCTCGGGCGAAGCCGTCGACCCCTGGCCCATGACGCCCACGCAGTTCGGCGACTACATGAAGGCCGACATCGCACGCTGGACCACGCTGGCCCGGGCGCGAAAGATCCAGCTGGACGAGTAA
- a CDS encoding MmgE/PrpD family protein, whose amino-acid sequence MARNTHVAADTAAPPITAILAKFVANHPSRGWRDAVDHEAHRTFYNWLGCAIGAARHEAADAAVAAAKMLQPAPQATVLGRSEKMDMANAALVNGITSHTFDFDDTHLKTIIHPAGPVASAVLALAEHNNLSGRDVIDAIVLGIDVACRVGNTMYPDHYDRGWHITGSTGMLGAAAGCARLLKLDEKKTAMALGIAASQPVGVREQFGTMTKPFHPGGAARAGLMSALLASTGFTSSPRALEAPRGFVQVVSDKRDWSEVTGELGERFEISFNTYKPFACGIVIHPSIDAATQLRDKGVTPEQVERIELRVHSLVLELTGKKEPKDGLQGKFSVYHGVAAGLIYGRAGEDEFSDAVVNDPRLVALRNKVQATVDDSIAEESVRMTAVLNDGRRVDVHVEHAIGSLQRPLSDAQLEAKFRSLVEPVLGAARAGEITRACWQLGLAAEVRTLTALCRP is encoded by the coding sequence ATGGCCCGCAACACGCATGTGGCCGCGGACACCGCGGCGCCCCCCATCACCGCCATCCTGGCGAAGTTCGTCGCGAACCATCCTTCGCGCGGCTGGCGCGACGCGGTCGACCATGAGGCGCACCGCACGTTCTACAACTGGCTCGGCTGCGCGATCGGCGCGGCGCGCCACGAAGCCGCAGATGCCGCAGTCGCGGCAGCGAAGATGCTGCAGCCCGCGCCCCAGGCCACCGTGCTCGGTCGCAGCGAGAAGATGGACATGGCCAATGCGGCGCTGGTCAACGGCATCACGTCGCACACCTTCGACTTCGACGACACGCACCTCAAGACCATCATCCACCCAGCGGGGCCGGTGGCGTCGGCGGTGCTGGCGCTCGCCGAACACAACAACCTGTCCGGCCGCGACGTGATCGACGCGATCGTGCTGGGCATCGACGTGGCCTGCCGCGTCGGCAACACCATGTACCCGGACCACTACGACCGCGGCTGGCACATCACCGGATCGACCGGCATGCTGGGCGCCGCCGCCGGCTGCGCGCGGCTGCTCAAGCTCGACGAAAAGAAGACGGCGATGGCGCTGGGGATCGCGGCGTCGCAACCCGTGGGCGTGCGCGAGCAGTTCGGCACCATGACCAAGCCGTTCCACCCCGGCGGCGCGGCGCGTGCGGGTCTCATGTCGGCGCTGCTCGCCAGCACCGGCTTCACCTCCAGCCCGCGCGCGCTCGAAGCGCCGCGGGGCTTCGTGCAGGTCGTCTCGGACAAGCGCGACTGGAGCGAAGTCACCGGCGAACTCGGCGAGCGCTTCGAGATCTCGTTCAACACCTACAAGCCGTTCGCGTGCGGCATCGTGATCCACCCCAGCATCGACGCCGCCACGCAATTGCGCGACAAGGGCGTGACACCCGAGCAGGTGGAGCGCATCGAGCTGCGCGTGCACTCGCTGGTGCTCGAACTCACGGGCAAGAAGGAGCCGAAGGACGGCCTGCAAGGCAAATTCAGCGTGTACCACGGCGTGGCCGCGGGCCTGATCTACGGCCGAGCGGGCGAGGACGAGTTCTCCGACGCCGTGGTGAACGACCCGCGCCTGGTGGCCTTGCGCAACAAGGTGCAGGCCACGGTGGACGACTCGATCGCCGAGGAATCCGTGCGCATGACCGCCGTACTGAACGACGGCCGCCGCGTCGACGTGCACGTGGAGCACGCCATCGGCTCGCTGCAGCGGCCGCTGTCGGACGCGCAGCTCGAAGCGAAATTCCGTTCGCTGGTCGAGCCCGTGCTGGGCGCTGCGCGCGCCGGAGAGATCACGCGCGCGTGCTGGCAGCTGGGATTGGCCGCCGAGGTGCGCACGCTCACGGCGCTGTGCCGGCCCTGA